A window of Rhododendron vialii isolate Sample 1 chromosome 13a, ASM3025357v1 contains these coding sequences:
- the LOC131313009 gene encoding subtilisin-like protease SBT2.2: MERIYEFQLMLVVCWGIFVGFTWCQDNADAVTAVYIVTLRQPPASHYYGDELRVNTEDFDHGASGGTTRLDTPRSISRRDGHNSSYIARVHDSLLRKVLRGESYLKLYSYHYLINGFAVLVSSQQAEKLSRRREVANVVLDYSVRTATTHTPQFLGLPQGAWAREGGYESAGDGIVIGFIDTGINPTHPSFSDDLTKSLYPVPEHFSGICEVTKDFPSGSCNRKLIGARHFAASAITRGIFNASQDYASPFDGDGHGTHTASIAGGNHGIPVVVAGHRFGNASGMAPRSHIAVYKALYKSFGGFAADVVAAIDQAAQDGVDIISLSITPNRRPPGIATFFNPIDMALLSAVKASIFVVQAAGNTGPSAKSMSSFSPWIFTVGAASHDRIYSNSIVLGNNLTISGVGLAPGTPMDTKYTLVSAIHALNDTAAVNDMYVGECQDASNLNQDLVRGNLLICSYSIRFVLGLSTIERALLTATNLSAAGVVFYMDPFVIGFQLNPVPMTLPGIIIPSPDDSKIFLQYYNSSLERDGSTKKVVKFGAVASISGGLKANYSHSAPKIMYYSARGPDPEDSFLDDADILKPNLVAPGNFIWAAWSSLGTDSVEFMGEDFAMMSGTSMAAPHVAGLAALIKQKFPSFSPSAIGSALSTTASLYDKNGGPIMAQRAYTNPDVNQSPATPFDMGNGFVNSTASLDPGLIFDLSYDDYMSFLCGINGSAPVVLNYTGQSCGVSTISGIDLNLPSITIAKLNQSRVVQRTVTNIAENETYSIGWSAPYGVSLKVSPTRFSIAKGDRMVLTVSVNATMNSTVASYGRIGLFGHLGHVVNFPLSVIVKISYNTTNSQGAAD; encoded by the exons GAGTATTTCAAGGAGAGATGGGCATAATAGCTCATATATTGCCCGAGTTCATGATTCATTATTGAGGAAAGTCTTGAGAGGGGAGAGTTATCTCAAGCTCTATAGTTACCACTACTTGATCAATGGATTTGCGGTGCTCGTTTCTTCCCAGCAG GCTGAGAAACTTTCAAGGAGGAGAGAAGTTGCTAATGTGGTGTTGGATTACTCAGTTAGAACTGCAACCACCCACACGCCACAGTTCTTGGGTCTACCTCAAGGGGCGTGGGCTCGAGAAGGCGGATATGAATCTGCAGGAGATGGAATCGTAATAGGGTTTATTGATACTGGAATCAATCCAACGCACCCAAGCTTCTCTGATGACTTAACCAAAAGTCTGTATCCAGTTCCGGAACATTTTTCAGGCATTTGTGAAGTCACTAAGGATTTCCCATCCGGCTCCTGCAACCGAAAGCTTATTGGGGCCCGCCATTTCGCAGCTTCTGCTATAACCAGAGGAATATTTAATGCGAGTCAGGACTATGCTTCGCCATTTGATGGAGATGGCCATGGGAC GCACACAGCTTCAATTGCCGGAGGGAACCATGGGATTCCAGTGGTAGTGGCTGGGCATCGCTTTGGGAATGCCAGTGGAATGGCGCCTCGTTCACA CATTGCTGTGTACAAAGCATTATACAAGAGCTTTGGAGGCTTTGCTGCAGATGTCGTTGCTGCCATAGATCAG GCAGCTCAGGATGGAGTGGACATAATAAGTTTATCAATCACCCCCAATAGGCGTCCTCCTGGAATTGCAACTTTCTTTAACCCCATAGACATGGCCTTACTATCAGCTGTAAAAGCTAGTATTTTTGTTGTACAAGCAGCAGGCAATACTGGGCCGTCCGCGAAGAGTATGTCTTCCTTCAGTCCGTGGATCTTCACTGTTGGTGCTGCCTCTCATGACAGGATTTATAGTAACTCTATTGTCCTTGGCAACAATCTCACTATTTCCGGAGTTGGGCTCGCAC CGGGCACCCCTATGGATACGAAATACACGCTGGTTTCAGCGATTCATGCTTTGAATGACACGGCAGCTGTAAATGATATGTATGTGGGCGAATGCCAAGATGCCAGTAATTTGAATCAGGATCTTGTCCGAGGCAACCTTTTAATTTGTAGCTATTCGATCCGTTTTGTACTTGGGCTTTCTACCATCGAACGGGCCTTACTAACAGCCACAAACCTTAGTGCAGCTGGTGTTGTGTTCTACATGGATCCTTTTGTCATTGGATTTCAGCTAAACCCAGTTCCAATGACATTGCCTGGCATCATAATTCCATCTCCAGATGATTCCAAG ATCTTTCTTCAATACTACAATTCTTCATTGGAGAGAGACGGAAGTACAAAGAAAGTTGTCAAATTTGGTGCAGTTGCATCCATCTCAGGCGGACTAAAAGCAAACTATAGCCATTCCGCTCCAAAGATCATGTATTATTCTGCAAGGGGACCAGATCCTGAGGACAGCTTTCTTGATGATGCTGACATATTAAAACCAAACCTTGTTGCTCCTGGAAACTTTATATGGGCTGCTTGGAGTTCCCTTGGCACTGACTCAGTTGAATTCATGG GCGAGGACTTTGCAATGATGTCTGGGACAAGTATGGCTGCTCCTCATGTTGCTGGGCTTGCGGCATTGATTAAGCAGAAATTTCCCAGTTTTAGTCCCTCAGCCATTGGGTCTGCACTTTCTACAACAGCTTCTCTCTATGACAAGAATGGGGGGCCCATAATGGCCCAGCGTGCATATACCAATCCAGATGTCAACCAATCACCTGCAACGCCGTTTGATATGGGAAATGGATTTGTGAATTCAACTGCCTCACTCGATCCGGGTCTTATTTTCGATTTGA GTTACGATGATTACATGTCATTCCTTTGCGGAATAAATGGTTCAGCCCCTGTGGTCTTGAATTACACGGGTCAGAGCTGTGGGGTTTCTACCATTAGTGGCATAGACTTGAACTTGCCTTCAATCACTATTGCGAAACTGAACCAGTCTAGAGTTGTCCAAAGAACAGTAACTAACATTGCGGAAAATGAAACATACAGCATTGGTTGGAGTGCTCCTTATGGAGTATCCCTGAAAGTGAGTCCAACCCGCTTTTCAATTGCTAAGGGAGATAGAATGGTATTGACTGTGTCCGTGAATGCAACAATGAACAGCACCGTCGCGAGCTACGGGAGGATTGGGCTGTTTGGTCATCTAGGTCACGTTGTCAACTTTCCTTTATCAGTTATTGTCAAAATCTCATACAACACCACGAATAGCCAAGGAGCTGCTGATTAA